A DNA window from Solanum lycopersicum chromosome 3, SLM_r2.1 contains the following coding sequences:
- the LOC101260800 gene encoding uncharacterized protein, with amino-acid sequence MAPLLHSCRFTKVLLVLCLVFVFFTLSFIGAHSELQTQNNNVRSRRMLEFQSDSKPIKKKISTTSTSVSAPKNQTKSTNNSSKNQTKQIKTSSSSSFGSTKNQTKLSKSKLPISESQTKPSSTITKSEKFTFKSQLQKLNLTPSKSSNSTKITSSTFKKSSDLPKISSTSSPKNKTIKSTNTQLEKGINQSKSKTSISKIQQTDKTTKTIKTQLKKDSSESKSKTPITKIQTPAVKKPQKKSQYSWLEDEDDDMISEFRDLPSKFHETFLPDLEKISKTSQIYLNKANKEITKNFKPYVGNKYAPIIASLISFAFILIPLILVSLIFNKIKAYFSLQKLLIFIQVYLSIYFSILCLSSLVTGLEPLKFFYATAQSTYICLQLLQTLAYVLYLLMLLMYLILVFSTETGPTTKVIGLAQTIVGFAVGLHYYMTVFHRAVLHQPPKTSWRVHAIYATFFLVICISSNADRRKKAYLVEGGEVEKKS; translated from the coding sequence TTAGTACTATGTCTTGTTTTTGTGTTCTTCACTCTTTCATTCATTGGAGCACATAGTGAACTCCAAACACAGAATAATAATGTTAGAAGCAGAAGAATGTTGGAGTTCCAAAGTGATTCAAAGCCAATTAAGAAGAAAATCAGCACAACTTCAACTTCAGTTTCTGCTCCCAAGAACCAAACCAAATCAACCAATAACTCTTCTAAAAATCAAACCAAGCAAATCAAGACTTCCTCTTCTTCTAGTTTTGGTTCTACCAAGAACCAAACCAAgctttcaaaatcaaaacttcCCATTTCTGAATCACAAACCAAGCCTAGTTCTACCATTACCAAATCAGAGAAATTTACATTCAAATCCCAGCTTCAAAAGCTCAATCTCACTCCCTCCAAGTCCTCAAATTCAACCAAGATCACTTCTTCCACCTTCAAAAAGTCCTCAGATCTACCCAAAATCAGCTCAACTTCTTCTCCCAAGAACAAAACAATCAAATCAACTAATACCCAATTGGAAAAAGGCATCAATCAGTCTAAATCTAAAACCTCAATCAGTAAAATTCAGCAAACAGACAAAACAACCAAAACCATTAAAACCCAACTGAAAAAAGACAGCAGCGAGTCCAAATCCAAAACCCCAATTACTAAAATCCAAACCCCTGCAGTCAAGAAACCACAGAAAAAATCACAGTACAGCTGGctagaagatgaagatgatgacATGATTTCTGAATTCAGAGACTTACCCTCCAAATTCCATGAAACATTTTTGCCAGATTTGGAGAAAATTTCCAAAACCTCACAAATTTACCTCAACAAAGCAAACAAAGAAATCACCAAAAACTTCAAACCCTATGTGGGTAACAAATATGCACCAATTATTGCCTCTCTAATCTCATTTGCGTTCATCTTAATCCCTCTCATTCTAGTCTCTCTCATTTTCAACAAAATCAAAGCCTATTTCTCTCTCCAAAAACTCTTAATCTTCATCCAAGTTTACCTCTCTATTTACTTCTCCATCCTCTGCCTCTCCTCTTTAGTGACTGGCTTAGAGCCACTGAAATTCTTCTATGCTACAGCACAGTCCACCTACATTTGCTTACAGCTATTGCAAACTCTTGCTTATGTGTTGTACCTTTTGATGCTCCTCATGTATCTCATCTTAGTATTTTCCACTGAAACTGGACCAACAACAAAAGTCATAGGCCTGGCTCAAACAATTGTGGGCTTTGCTGTTGGGCTTCATTATTACATGACAGTGTTTCATAGGGCTGTGCTTCATCAACCACCGAAAACTAGCTGGAGAGTTCATGCAATTTATGCTACATTTTTTCTTGTAATTTGCATCTCAAGTAATGCAGATAGAAGGAAAAAAGCTTATTTAGTAGAAGGTGGTGAAGTTGAGAAAAAGAgctaa